In the genome of Flavobacteriales bacterium, the window TGTTTTTTTGGGTTTAGTTTATAATCCTTTTTCACCTCAGGAAAGATGCCGCTAGCATACATCATAAATTTGCTTTGACGATGCAAAAAGAAGTAAAGAGCAGGGTAATACTTGGGGCTAAGAGTCATGAAAAGAGTAATTGGCAGCAAGGCCACAAAGGGTACGGCAAAGGTAAGAGCGAACCACAATCGCCACAATAAACTCAGTATGCCTTTGAATATTTTCATTTATGCAAACAAAAATAGCTATTTCGATGGCATATTTACAGCAATTATTATTTTTACATTTTAAAATTAACAGATGGCAAGAGTTTTAACGGGTATACAGAGTACAGGAGTCCCTCATTTAGGTAATATTTTAGGGGCGATTGTTCCTGCTATAGAGTTATCTAAAAATCCTGCTAATGAGAGTCTATTGTTTATAGCGGATTTACATTCCTTAACTACAATTAGGGATGCGGAATTACTAAGACACAATACCTACGCAACTGCTGCTACTTGGTTAGCTTTCGGCTTTGATACTTCTAAAAATTTGTTTTATCGACAGTCTGATGTTACCGAAGTATGCGAACTCATGTGGTATCTGAATTGCTTTACGCCATTTCCTATGTTGGCAAATGCTCATTCTTTTAAGGATAAATCTAATCGCTTGTCCGATGTTAATTCGGGTTTGTTTACTTATCCTGTCCTTATGGCGGCAGATATATTATTGTATGATGCCGAGATAGTACCTGTGGGAAAAGATCAGCAACAACACCTTGAAATGACGAGAGATATTGCTGGTTCTTTTAACCATACTTATGGCGATACTTTAGTT includes:
- the trpS gene encoding tryptophan--tRNA ligase encodes the protein MARVLTGIQSTGVPHLGNILGAIVPAIELSKNPANESLLFIADLHSLTTIRDAELLRHNTYATAATWLAFGFDTSKNLFYRQSDVTEVCELMWYLNCFTPFPMLANAHSFKDKSNRLSDVNSGLFTYPVLMAADILLYDAEIVPVGKDQQQHLEMTRDIAGSFNHTYGDTLVLPEAQIDKRVMTIPGTDGQKMSKSYHNFIDIFLPEKKLRKQIMGIVTDSTPLEEPKDWESCNVFKLYELLGSESQIAELKAQYEGGNFGYGHAKQALYELILERFAKQRERFNHLMENTDEIESELLKGAEKAKVIAQSVLQRVRQKVGY